From the Anopheles merus strain MAF chromosome 2L, AmerM5.1, whole genome shotgun sequence genome, the window CATTCAACACTACACTAGGATGGCTGATCTTCGGAAGCTGTAAGGAATCGTAAATGTCAGACTGTAAGCAGCTCGAAGAAAATCGAGCGAAATATTTAGACTTTTTTACAGGATTGAACTTTATTCGGCTTTGTAACTTATCTCAAAATTGCAGCTCTTTAAAATTTGGTCGCTCTATTCCTGCTGTCGAATGCTACTGGCATATTCCCGATTACGCGAAGGCGCACGTTTCGGACTTTCGAGTGTTGGATCAACAGCCTTGTTCGTGGATATTTTCACGAGAAGCTGCTCTCTGCAGGTGGGAATTTAAACTACCTGCGCTATCTGCTCAAACCACGCTCTATCTAGCTCGGTTCTCGATGTCACTCGGTGACAgcccattttttgtttatctttaATTGTTTTCGTGCCAACATCCCCCGCCACGTGGATCCAATAGTTCTACGGATTCACTTAATACTTTGCATCGAAAACCTTCCTATCAACCTTCTTCCTTCAATTCCTTCTTTCAACTCCTGCTTTCAATCTCTACTGGCAACTTAGCTAGCTTCGCTACTGGCCGTTTCACGCGCTTGCACTGCGCTGTACGCACAATCGCCTGCCTTACTCTGCCGTCACTACCCGTGAACACTTCTTCTACTTGAGCGCGTGTCCAATCTTTCCGGTGTCCTTCCGCGATGAAGACGAGGTCCCCGACACGCAACGAAGGATTTTCCTCTCGCCATTTCGTCCGACGGTTGAGATTTGGAAAATACTCCATCAACCAGCGTTCCTGTATGCCGTCCGCAATAACCTTGGATCTATGGCAGCTACTCTTCAACGCATCGCTAAGATCCGGACACGATCGCATGTGCTGCTTTAGACCAGATTTGACTCAACTGACATTCGACTTCGGCTAGTTGTTAGGAGAGTTTCATCGTTTACGATGCGTCCGTCGTCCAGTGGGCTCATCCTTTCCTTGACACTGCGCACTATGCGCTCCCAAACGCCACCCATTTGTGGTGCGGATGGTGGGTTAAAGTTCCACCTGGTGTTAGCGAACACTCACCATAGCTGCGCGGACACTTTCACAAACGCTAACTGTCTTTTTAGCTTGTTGGTGGCGCTGGTAAAGTTGTTGCCCTTATCGAACCAGATCTCTGCGGGTGGCCCTTTCCTGCCAATAAACCGTGTTATGGCCATAATGCACGCCGTGGTGGAGAGGCTATAAGCCACCTCGAGATGTACGGCACGGGTCACGAGGCAGGTGAAGACGGCAACATACCTCTTTTCTTTGCGCCTCCCGTTAACGACGTCTAGCGGTCCCAAGTAGTCGATTCCTGTGTTGCTGAACGCTCTGACGTGCGCGGTAAGTCTTTCAGCCGGAAGAGGCGCCATGCGAAGATTTTTGGGCTGACTGTTCTTTATTTTACAGCGCTGGCAATTTCTCGCGGACCCATCAACAGCTGCTCGCAGATGGGTAATGTGGAACCTCTGTCTGATCTCGTTTACCACTGCCTCTCGATTCGCATGTCCGTACCTCGAGTGTTAGTTGAGGATCAGTAAATTTGTGATTGGGTGCTGATTCGGGAGGAGTATGGGAAATCGTGTGTCACACAACGCGAAATTCGCCTTGGCGGTCCTACCATCCACTCTCAGAACACCCTGTTCATCTAGGATTGGTGTTGTTGCATATAGTGTACTTGAGCGATCCACTTCATCTTTGTTGCCTACGTCCTTCATCTCTTTATCGAAGGCGTCCTTTTGAACCATGCGCCACAGTGTTTGCTCGGCCCTAAGCTATACCTCCGTGCTTATTGGCTGTTCGTCAGATAGCACATGTCTTTTTAAGCGGCATGCCTGAGATTTGGTCGCATTTTCGGAGATTATTGGCTAACTTTTGACTTTTGTTGGCAATTGTGTCTGAATCGGTGTACAAAGGCGGTTGCTCGCAATAATTTTTTCCACCTGGAGAAGCGGGTGACATCTATTGTAGGTTCATCGCATGACACGTTGTGATGTGTCAGATGGACTCAAGGGTACTTAGTGGAGCGCTCTGTGCTGGCCAGTTTTCTTTGGGTAGGTTGAGAAACCTCGCCCCGTTAAGCCATCTACCTTGAGTTTCGATGGTGGTCTCACGGCAGCGCTTGGTAAGACATTCTGGCTGGGTTTTCTTCGATAGGCACTTGCCTCCAGTTATCTAGTTCCGTCAACGATCAACGATTATTTCGCCCACGCGATAAGCTACGAACTGCTTGAAGTCGCGTGTTGGAGATCGAATCCAATTCAGCACCACTCCAGAGTCGGTATAGATAAACTTTTCCAACACCTTGATATCGTGGCTTTTGCAAACAGTTCGTGCCAACCTTGCTCCCAACAGTGTTGCCTCCAGTTCTAATCGAGGTATGTAGTGTATTTCGCTTCCTGTGTCGAACCTGAAGTAGACTGCGCATCCGTCTGCTTGTTCACTCGCCTCCTAGAAAACATTCAGCTGGATAGATTTGTCATTTTTCTTCACATTGCTTCCTAAGTACCACCGTGGGATACTGAGGGCGTAGGTACCCGGAAGTAGGTTTACCCAATTCTGCCACTTTTGAAAGTCTTGGTCTTGCACTTCAGCATCCCAATCCATGCCACTTCTCCAAAAGTCTTGCATGATGATACTCCTCAATATCAAAACAGGAGCTAGTAAGCCAAACGGGTGGAAAAGGTTCATTCTAATACGCAAAACCCCCCTATTTTATTGAATGACAACATACCTTAACATAAAGGAAAAGAAGCATGAGCGATggacttacttacttacttacttatccgtcactacaaccgctttgcggtcttggcctgcctcaagagtgtccgaaaccgctcacggtctcgcgccttcgtctgccagtcccttatcccggccttaatggcggacgcctccacgccatcttgccacctcaatttgggcctaccacgcctcctctgtccttgtggacggcctaaaaagactttacgggctgggtcgtccgtttccatgcgtacaacatggccagcccactgaagcctggcgagctttatacgctgtacgacagtgaggtcgccgtacatctcgtatagctcgtcattatagcggctcctccattgtccttccacacatacggggccaagtatccttctgagcatcttcctctcgaacgcggctaagagggtttcgtcagatttggacagtgtccatgtctcagaggcgtatgtgagtactggtactatataggtactatatagtcccagcttcgtccgtcgcgacaggttctttgaggtaaactgctttttcaggctgtagaatgaccggttggcagccagcatccttgcgcgcaactcagcttccatgctgttgtcgttgctgacctttgacccaagataggtgaattgtgggacgacttcaaaagtgcgttcacctatctgtacgtcacgcctacgtagattcggattatttattggtaggtccgctgatgttgccaccatcagtttggtctttgcctcgtttatctgcaatccgaggctctctgccgcctgctcaatcccttggtaggcttctgctacataggagagccgcagaccaatgatgtctatatcatcagcgtatgccaggatctggattgacttatagaagatggttcccgtagtctccaccctcgagtcacggatggctctctctagcgccaggttgaataagagacaagcaagcccgtccccctggcgcagacctttggtggtagcaaaaggtcctgagagttttccatccaccctcacctggcatgtgacgttggtcatagtcattctaattagccttatcagtttgaccgggattccaaatgagctcatagcgtcgtacagttttaccctggctatgctatcgtatgcggctttgaagtctatgaagagatggtatgtgtcgtttttgtattcagccatcttctccaagatctgccgcatggtgaagatctgatcagtggttgattttccgtttcggaatcctctttgatagtttcctactatctcttcgacgtgcgggacaaggcgatcctgaaggatcagggagaatattttataggcggtattcaacaccgtaatacccctgtagttgttgcagtccaacctgtctcccttcttgtatacggggtagatgatgccgagattccaatcacaaggcatcgattcgctatcccacacctcagtaacaatttgatgaatctcgttttctagtcgtgcacctccattcttgaccagttcagctgcaattccgtcggttccgggtgcctagttatttttcagccgacggatagcctttcgtgtttcttctatgctaggtggcagtagcatgacactatctgctagtggcgcttctagctgttcgtttaactggtcgaTGAGCGATGGACAGTTGAGGAAATAAGCTCTTCACTTACATTGCGATGTTTCCGAAAACGAGCCTATAGGTGCATAGCAACAGACTTACACTATCCCTTGCCAGCTTTATCCAAGCTTTAAAAATATGCAAGATAAACCGCAACAAAGGTGTATAGGTCGATATCCTAGTTTTTATTGTCCTTGTCCTTTTCCTTGAGCGCATGATAACATACAAGTGGTAATGGCCAGAGGCTTATTAAGACAGTGGAAACAGtctctctctatgtctctctctatgtctctctctctctctctctctctctctctctctctctctctctctctctctctctctctctctctctctctctctctctctctctctctctctctctatctctctatctctcttgttggcctgcttacgatagagcacgtcgatATAACATGGCCCGGTTAACAAcaattctccaggatgctcggtccctggctgcagcctcccatccatgcagACACCCGATTTCTgacaggtctcgcttcacctggtccagccatcgagttcgctgtgcttcCCTGCGCCTTACGCCGAACTGGGGATCACTGTCGAACACCTTtttggtggggcatgagtccggcatcctcataacatgccccagccatcgtatcctgcaagccttcgccaccgtcaggatgctcggttgatccttctcctccacgctccatgctcgaacacactgcCAAAGAAGGTCCGGAAAATGCGTCGttcaaacacgcccagagcgtttgcatcctccgctcgaATGGTCTAGGACTCGTGTccgtagaggaccaccgggcaaataaatgtgcgatatatctcacatttcgtgcaagcttgaagtcttctggatctcagcagtcggtgaagcccatagtatgATAACAgcatattttcatcaaattcGACCCATTTATGACTAAGTAATCTGTAATAGATTTAATACAAAagctcaacaaaaaaaggagtaGATTTCGCAGCGTTAGTAAGTGAGTGAGGACTACTACCTAATGCTCCTCACCTTTTAAACTTAATAAGAAACTGGTTAATTGATTGATCAATTCATTTTAGATacaaagaaagaaataatGCGATTGAACCATTGTGCATCTTAGTAGAATCTAGGAATCTAGGATCATTATTGGCTCGATTATTTGAATTAAGTAGTAAATACTTGAATAAGTCTAGTCGCGAACGGCAGAATGTAAGCTCAGCAACTCAATTATTGTCGAGAACAACAGCAACTACTTTAAGGCGTCATTCAAATAACGGCGAAGCGAAACATCTAGCTTGTATATTATAGCAAATCCTTGTTGGAAGCATTAGATGACATGTTTGAAATGATATATAATTTGTGAGAGATAGGTAAAAATAACcatcaaacatttcaaaagtCAATCCTCATGCAAATAACTTCCATTTAAATACAAATTTGGAGGTATAGTACAGAAGCACTCaagcaaatacaaaaatattcgATAGTATCAGTGTAGTTTGATCGCATatagcaataaaaaaatgacgaTGAGCTACGGATAACTGAAACAGACTCTCCTACTCGCTGCTATAATGTATTCTAGAGCAAATATTGAACTATCTTTGCCAAGCATGAACGTTATAGAAAAGGATACAATTCGGAATGATatgaataataatagtagTACCGATAGCGGCCCAATAATAAAGTTTAATAAAGAGGAAGATAGATTTGAGTATGTTGTTGGTTACATTGGCAGAAAATTTCCAATTTTCCAGATTTATAATTAGGATGTTATAGATTTGAAAATGTTATCGAGCATAGCTATTTCAATCCTTCTTTAATTCAGAATCTGTCTATAACCTTTATGGATGTATGCcgtgaaatggaaaattataGACAATCGACAATGGTGGTATGGACAAGCGGAAAGTCACAATTCAAACGGACAGCAAATTCGCATTATGGTTGCTCGTTGGAGTCGACGAAAGtttcattgattttattttaatatatcAAAGCATgctgatgaaaaaaaaacataccgtTGAAAATTAAACACTGGTGTTCGTGTAGTTTTGGTAACAAATTTGGATTGATCAAAATACATTATTTAGACGCATAATCATGATTTCGACGTATTACGTTAGTGATAGTGATAGCAGTGATAGTGAAAGAGTGGAAAATCTTGTCGCGCAGCGACGATTCCTACGCAGCATGGCTGATCCCTTGGAACTTCCGAACCATGCGTAAGTTCTATAAGTTTATTGGAATGTGATAAGATAACCCTTACTCTTTTCGTTTCATTCTAGTCTTACGAAAGATTTCCGCATTTCTAAGGAGATGTTAAGGACATTTTTACTGAGATTGCTCTCAAGTTTCCTCCAAAATAAGGAAAAGGCTTGAATCATAGGGAAATGTTTGCGACAACGTTGCGGTTCTAAGCCGAAGGAAGCTATCAACATGGTGCAGGACAGAGCTTCAAAGTGGCAATTGCCCAaccgacattttcagtcgtttttgcaaaaacttttaaaatattagAAGACACCTTTAATGGATAAGTGTAGAAATGAGTAATAAGGAGCAGCAGGAGGCGCGTTGATACTTCTTATCCAGAAGTGGTATTCCCGGAGTAGTGATGTGTGTGGATGGTACgaacataaaaataattgcacCAACCCATGATAGGGATCAACACTACAACAGAAAGGGCTTCTACAGCTTAAATGCGTTAATGGTAAGATAACCActcaaataaataacaaacattCTAACATTACAAATTACATACACTTTCTGACACCATTCATGTTTAATATATTATTAGGTATGTAAAACGCATACGGTATGTAAACGCAAAATACATTGGGGCAAATCACGATGCGCATGTTTGGGACGTTACCGGccttgacatttttttttgcacaaaaaaacgaagtTGGGTAGCCTAGCTACAGAGTATTAGGTCGTTACTAACCCGCCGTATAGtgtaaacaaatcaattttttcttcttcttattggtAACTCAGCATATCCAGCAAAATCCTGGTTGGTGACACCAAAACGTAACGCTGTTCCAGATTCACCGGAAGCAACGTTTTATACAAACCATGCAAAAGGTCGTGAGATTATTGAACGTACGTTTGGTGCCCTAAAGAACCGATTTCGATGTCTATTGGGAGCTAGGCAATTACATTATACTCCGGAGAAAGCAACTCAAATCATTAATGTGTGCTATTGTGCTTTGCACAATATGTGCATCGCATATAAAATAGCAGAATTTCCATTGGATGTGGATTGTACATTGGATGTACAATCACACATGGTACCTGAGCATTCATTGTGAGATGAATGAAAGCTTGTGCGATGTGTCTAGTT encodes:
- the LOC121592211 gene encoding uncharacterized protein LOC121592211, which encodes MISTYYVSDSDSSDSERVENLVAQRRFLRSMADPLELPNHASGIPGVVMCVDGTNIKIIAPTHDRDQHYNRKGFYSLNALMVYSPEATFYTNHAKGREIIERTFGALKNRFRCLLGARQLHYTPEKATQIINVCYCALHNMCIAYKIAEFPLDVDCTLDVQSHMVPEHSL